A genomic region of Branchiostoma lanceolatum isolate klBraLanc5 chromosome 4, klBraLanc5.hap2, whole genome shotgun sequence contains the following coding sequences:
- the LOC136432289 gene encoding RWD domain-containing protein 2B-like isoform X1: MADLTSLLELQLSEIELLSSMFPGQGELVLDDPATVADVRQYVDGQADTPPAARLEFTVNLKLQEPQQTQFSIQCSFPHDYPEALPDISIWTSCITRQGQSQLNLELSQYLQTLPSGELYVNSVLEWVQDNASRFLGPVSPTKEISPANAASTTFARYWIYSHHIQSKFKRRDLNEWAGKLGVTGFYLPGKPGIICVEGGKEQCEEYWKWVRELNWKKISLRHHEETELADGQTVDGLRKFQGFGEKVFGAHNFHGRNFHMDLGEFYQFLKKHQCETIYAILFGIEGKSTES, translated from the exons ATGGCCGATCTAACATCGCTGCTGGAGTTACAGCTGTCGGAGATCGAACTGTTAAGCAGCATGTTCCCCGGACAGGGAGAGTTGGTCCTGGATGACCCCGCCACCGTAGCGGATGTCCGACAGTACGTGGACGGACAAGCGGACACACCGCCGGCAGCCAGGCTGGAGTTCACGGTCAACCTGAAGTTACAGGAGCCACAACAG ACTCAGTTCTCTATCCAGTGCTCCTTTCCTCATGACTACCCTGAAGCACTACCTGACATCAGCATCTGGACTTCCTGTATAACTCGCCAGGGGCAGTCTCAACTCAACCTGGAGCTGTCCCAATACCTGCAGACCCTTCCCAGCGGAGAGCTCTACGTTAACTCAGTCCTGgagtgggtacaggacaacgcTTCCAGGTTTCTCGGACCAGTCAGCCCAACCAAAGAGATCAGTCCTGCCAATGCCGCGTCCACGACGTTTGCACGATACTGGATCTACAGCCACCACATACAGAGCAAGTTCAAAAGGAGGGACCTGAACGAATGGGCTGGTAAACTAGGGGTAACTGGGTTCTACCTTCCCGGTAAACCTGGTATCATCTGtgtggagggagggaaggaacaGTGTGAAGAGTACTGGAAATGGGTTCGGGAGCTAAACTGGAAGAAGATTTCCCTGCGCCACCACGAGGAAACAGAGCTAGCGGACGGGCAGACCGTAGACGGCCTTCGAAAGTTCCAGGGATTTGGAGAGAAAGTTTTTGGTGCCCATAATTTTCACGGTAGAAACTTCCACATGGACCTGGGAGAGTTCTATCAGTTCTTGAAAAAACACCAGTGTGAGACCATCTATGCTATTCTTTTTGGCATTGAGGGGAAGAGTACAGAAAGTTGA
- the LOC136432289 gene encoding RWD domain-containing protein 2B-like isoform X2, with product MSCLPNDSWCYTSCVIQILKTQFSIQCSFPHDYPEALPDISIWTSCITRQGQSQLNLELSQYLQTLPSGELYVNSVLEWVQDNASRFLGPVSPTKEISPANAASTTFARYWIYSHHIQSKFKRRDLNEWAGKLGVTGFYLPGKPGIICVEGGKEQCEEYWKWVRELNWKKISLRHHEETELADGQTVDGLRKFQGFGEKVFGAHNFHGRNFHMDLGEFYQFLKKHQCETIYAILFGIEGKSTES from the exons ATGAGTTGTCTGCCTAATGATAGCTGGTGTTATACAAGCTGTGTCATACAAATCTTAAAG ACTCAGTTCTCTATCCAGTGCTCCTTTCCTCATGACTACCCTGAAGCACTACCTGACATCAGCATCTGGACTTCCTGTATAACTCGCCAGGGGCAGTCTCAACTCAACCTGGAGCTGTCCCAATACCTGCAGACCCTTCCCAGCGGAGAGCTCTACGTTAACTCAGTCCTGgagtgggtacaggacaacgcTTCCAGGTTTCTCGGACCAGTCAGCCCAACCAAAGAGATCAGTCCTGCCAATGCCGCGTCCACGACGTTTGCACGATACTGGATCTACAGCCACCACATACAGAGCAAGTTCAAAAGGAGGGACCTGAACGAATGGGCTGGTAAACTAGGGGTAACTGGGTTCTACCTTCCCGGTAAACCTGGTATCATCTGtgtggagggagggaaggaacaGTGTGAAGAGTACTGGAAATGGGTTCGGGAGCTAAACTGGAAGAAGATTTCCCTGCGCCACCACGAGGAAACAGAGCTAGCGGACGGGCAGACCGTAGACGGCCTTCGAAAGTTCCAGGGATTTGGAGAGAAAGTTTTTGGTGCCCATAATTTTCACGGTAGAAACTTCCACATGGACCTGGGAGAGTTCTATCAGTTCTTGAAAAAACACCAGTGTGAGACCATCTATGCTATTCTTTTTGGCATTGAGGGGAAGAGTACAGAAAGTTGA